A genomic stretch from Telopea speciosissima isolate NSW1024214 ecotype Mountain lineage chromosome 7, Tspe_v1, whole genome shotgun sequence includes:
- the LOC122668396 gene encoding endochitinase EP3-like yields the protein MESSEDQFISSHSSSMAIQKMVMIATLAGILAGVLMPETAMGQNCGCSSDLCCSKYGYCGTGDDYCGNGCQEGPCYNETTNGVVVADIVTQEFFDGIINQSDATCEGKSFYTRAAFLDATDSYTTFGRVGTVNDSKREIAAFFGHVTHETGHFCYIEEINGTSKDYCDETNTEYPCVTGKGYYGRGPLQLSWNYNYGPAGDSIGFDGLNSPETVANDVLISFKTGLWYWMNDCHSIMISGEGFGATINAINGKLECNGGNTAAVQSRVKYYKEYCDQFGVSYGDNLTC from the exons ATGGAGTCATCAGAAGATCAG TTCATCTCTTCTCATTCTTCCTCAATGGCTATTCAAAAAATGGTTATGATAGCCACCTTGGCCGGAATTTTAGCCGGAGTGTTGATGCCGGAAACCGCCATGGGTCAGAATTGTGGCTGTTCGTCAGACCTCTGCTGTAGCAAGTATGGGTATTGTGGCACCGGCGATGATTATTGTGGCAATGGATGTCAAGAGGGTCCTTGCTATAACGAAACTACTAATGGTGTTGTGGTTGCTGATATTGTCACACAAGAGTTCTTTGATGGGATAATCAATCAGTCTGATGCAACCTGCGAAGGGAAAAGCTTCTATACCCGTGCCGCATTCCTTGATGCGACCGATTCCTATACAACCTTTGGCCGGGTTGGCACAGTCAATGACTCTAAGCGTGAGATTGCAGCATTTTTTGGACATGTCACGCATGAGACTGGAC ACTTCTGTTACATTGAAGAGATAAATGGAACCTCAAAGGATTATTGTGATGAGACAAACACAGAATACCCATGCGTCACCGGAAAGGGTTACTATGGCCGTGGACCACTCCAGCTATCTTGGAATTACAATTATGGCCCTGCCGGTGACAGTATAGGATTTGATGGGCTAAATTCACCTGAAACTGTGGCCAACGATGTTCTGATTTCTTTCAAGACAGGATTGTGGTATTGGATGAACGATTGCCACTCAATCATGATTTCTGGTGAAGGTTTTGGAGCAACGATCAACGCCATCAATGGTAAGCTTGAATGCAATGGTGGAAACACAGCAGCTGTGCAATCTCGTGTTAAGTACTACAAGGAATATTGTGACCAATTTGGTGTTTCATATGGTGACAACCTTACTTGCTAA